From Callospermophilus lateralis isolate mCalLat2 chromosome 5, mCalLat2.hap1, whole genome shotgun sequence, a single genomic window includes:
- the Tmem267 gene encoding transmembrane protein 267, producing the protein MMASETEKTHALLQSCSTESLISSLGLGIFCLVADKLLQFSIIQQNDWLRALSDNAVHCVIGMWSWAIVIGIKKKTDFGEIILAGFLASVIDVDHFLLARSLSLKAALSLPRRPFFHCSTVIPVVVLILKLTMHLFKLKDSWCFLPWMLFISWTSHHIRDGIRHGLWMCPFGKTSPLPFWLYVITTSSLPHICSFAMYLTGTRQVMSSKHGIHIDV; encoded by the exons ATGATGGCATCTGAGACTGAGAAGACTCATGCTTTATTGCAGTCTTGTAGCACTGAGTCTCTTATTTCTAGCCTTGGTCTGGGGATATTTTGCTTAGTAGCTGACAaacttcttcagttttccataatcCAACAAAATGACTGGCTTCGTGCCCTCTCAGATAATGCAGTACATTGTGTGATTGGCATGTGGTCATGGGCAATAGTCATTGGAATCAAGAAGAAGACTGACTTTGGAGAAATCATTTTGGCTGGATTTTTAGCCTCTGTTATTGATGTGGACCACTTTCTTCTAGCTAGATCTCTGTCTTTAAAG GCAGCTTTGAGTCTTCCACGAAGACCTTTCTTTCACTGCTCTACTGTGATACCCGTTGTGGTTCTGATCCTGAAGCTTACTATGCACCTTTTCAAGCTCAAAGATTCATGGTGTTTTCTTCCTTGGATGTTATTCATATCCTGGACCTCGCACCATATTCGAGATGGAATTCGTCATGGCCTGTGGATGTGCCCTTTTGGAAAAACTTCTCCTTTGCCATTCTGGCTTTATGTGATAACCACATCATCTTTACCTCATATCTGTTCATTTGCTATGTATTTAACAGGGACCAGACAAGTGATGTCTTCAAAACATGGAATTCATATTGATGTCTGA